The Thermoleophilaceae bacterium DNA segment CCCGGCTCGTGGTGGGGCTCGCGCGCACGGCGGCCGCCCACGGCGCCCGCATCCTCACCTACGTCTCGGCCCTCTCACTCGACGCCGGCGGCGCCCGTGCCCGCGACGAGCTCACCGGCGCCGAGCTCGCGATCGCCGCCCGGCACGTCGTGAACGCCACCGGCGTCTGGGCCGGCGGGCTCGCCCCCGGGATCGAGCTCCGGCCGAGCCGCGGCTCGCACGTGCTCGTGCCCGCCGAGCGGCTCGGAGACCCGCGCGCGTCGGTGAGCGTCCCCCTCCCGGGCGGCGGCTCCCGCTTCGTGTTTGCGCTGCCCCGCCCGGACGGCCTCGTGCTGTGCGGCATCACCGACGAGCCGCACGACGGCCCGGTGCCGGACGAGCCCGCCGTCACGCCCGCGGAGGAAGCGCTGATCCTCGACACGCTCTCGCGCGCCGTGGAGCGCCCCCTCTCTCCCGGCGACGTCGTCGGCCGCTTCGCCGGCCTGCGGCCGCTGCTGGCCGGATCGGCCGGCTCCACCGGCGACCTGTCGCGGCGACACGCGCTCATCACGGACCCGAACACGGGCGTGCTCACGGTCGTGGGCGGCAAGCTCACCACCTACCGGCGCATGGCCCAGGACGCGGTGGACCGGATCTCCGCCTCACCCTGCCGGACCCACCGGCTCCCGCTCGTGGGCGCCGGGCCGGCCCCCACCGACCTGCCCCCGCGGCTCGCGCGCCGCTACGGCGCCGAGGCCGCCGCGGTGGCCGCGCTGGCCGATGGACGGCCGGAGCTGCTGCGCCCGGTCGCGGCGGGCGTGCCGCTGCTGGGGGTCGAGCTCCGCTTCGCGGTCGAACGCGAGCTCGCGCTGACGCTCGGGGACGCGCTCGACCGGCGCTCGCGGATCGGGCTCGTGCCGGCCTGGCGGGAGGCTGCGCTGGAAGCCGCGCGCAAGATCGTGCCCGAGCTGCTCGAGGCCACCCCCGCCAGTGCCATCTAGACTTCGCCGCCGTGGCGAAGGAGAAGCCTCAGAAGATGCAGATGCGCCTGGGCTCGCTCCAGGCCATCCCGCAGCTGGAGTCGCGCAACGACGAGGAGCTGGTCAAGGAGCAGCGCCACCGCGCCGCCGCCCGCGCGATCCTCGGTGCCCGCGCCGCGGAGCGCTATGACGCGAAGGCGGCCCGCGCCTACTTCAACGAGGCGATGGTGGGCGTCCATCCGCAGGAGCGCCCGGCGCTGCGCCAGATGATGAAGGCGTCCCTGGCCCTCGCCGAGCGCCGGCCCGACGACCTCAAGGCCGCGGTCGAGCGGCTCGGCCAGCAGGCTCCGTCGAGCCGGCAGCTCTTCATGCTGCGGCTCATGGGGCTGGTGGCTCCGCCACCGGGCTCCAGCATGCTGCTGCGGCTGCGCGGATTCGCCCTGATCCTGGCGCTCGTGCTCGCGCTGGTTCTCGTGGGCTACGGGCTCGCCGTGCTCGTGGCCCTGCCGTTCGGCGGCGTCGGCACGCTGGGCGGCATCCTGCTCGGCATGCTCATCGTCGTCGCCGTGCTCGCCGTCCTGGCGTTCTTCGGCCGGCGGCGGCAGGCGAAGGCCCAAGCCTCCCGGCGCGCGCCCTCGCGCTGAGGGGGTGGCGGCCGGCCCCACCCGGCCGGAGGTGATGCGCGGGTTCCTGCCCCAGTCGCCCTTCCCGGTCGAGCTCGGCTAGCACCATGAACGTCCCGGAACCCCCCGTCTGACGGGGGGTTCCGGGACGTTCGGCGCCGGGGCGGCGTCAGTAGAGGGCGCTGGCCAGCCGGCGGCGGTGCGCCTGGGCCAGCTCGTGCCCAGGGCCCAGCTCCTCGAATATCGCCACCATCACGCGCCGCACGAGGTCGCGCCGGTCCGCATCCGCTCCGGCGAGCGCGCCCTGCAGCGCCTCCAGGGCGGTCTCGAAGTCCCCGTCGTCCCAGGCTGCGAATGCCGGCGCCAGCTCCTGGCCCTCGCGCTCCAGGCTGAGCCGGGCCTGCAGCCCCAGCGCCGTGAAGTCGCCCCCGAAGCGCCCCAGCAGCTCCTCGGCCTCGTCGCGGTCGCCGCGGCGCAGAAGCAGCCGCGCGAGCGCCGTGCCCGCGGCGGCGTGCGCCGGGTCCAGCTCCAGGGCCTGCCGCAGCGAGGCCTCGTCGCCGCCGGCGGCGACGGCGTCGGCCTCTGAGGGGACGAGGCGGTCGAAGAAGTCCTCCACTTCGGCAGCGGGCTTGACGCCGACGAACTCGTCCACCACCTCGCCGTCGCGGAACGCCTTGACGTTCGGGATGCCCTGGATGCCGTAGGCACGCGCCACGTCCGGGTTGGCGTCGGTATCCAGCTTCGCCAGCTCCACCTTCCCCTCGCGCTCGGCGGCGGCGCGCTCGAGCAGCGGCGTGAGCGCCTTGCAGGGGCCGCACCACTCGGCCCAGAAGTCCACCACGACGGGGAGCTCGCGCGAGCGCTCGACCACGCGGGCACCGAACTCACGCTGACCGACGTCGAAGACGGCTACGACTCCTCCACCTCCATGCCCTCGATGGTGATCACCTGGAGCGGCTGCTCCGTGGGATCGCCGAGGGCGCCGATCCGCTCCACCACGTCCATGCCGTCCGTGACCTCGCCGATGATGGCGTACTCGGGCGGCAGCCCGGCGTCCTCACCGGTGACCACGAAGAACTGGCTGCCGGACGTCCCGGGCGGCTCGTTGCCCGCCTTGGCCATGGCCACCACCCCCTTCGTGTAGGCGGCGTCGGAGGCCGGCTCGTCCAGGGTGGAGTAGCCCGGCCCACCGGCGCCGGTGCCGGTGGGATCGCCGCCCTGGATGACGAAGCCGGGGACGATGCGGTGGAAGAACGTGTCGTCGTAGAAGCCCTTCTCGGCGAGCGCGACGAACGACGCGGTGGTGGCAGGCGCGGACTCCACGTCGAGGGTGATCGTGAAGTCGCCACAGCTCGTCTGGACCGTGACCTCGTGGGTGGCGGAGGCGTCGAGCTCCCCGTCGGGCTCCTCCTCGCCCCCTTCCTCCTTGGCGGGCGGCTGGGCCACCTCGGGACAGCCGCTGCCGGTGTCCTCGCCTGTGGCGGTGCCGGCCTGCGCGGTGCTGTCCCCGCCCGTGGTGGAGGCCGAGTCCCCGTCGTCGTCATCGTCGCCGCAGGCGGCCAGGCCGAGGGCGAGCAGCAGGGCAAGGAGGGTTGCGAGCCGTGACACGGCGGCGAAGGGTAGCGGCCCCGCGCATACGATTGCGCTGCCGATGCGCCTGGCCCCCCTCCTCGCGTCCTACGACCAGCTGATCCTCGACCTCGACGGGTGCGTGTGGATCGGCGGCGAGCCCACGCCCGGGGCCGTGGAGGCGATCGCCGCGCTGCGGGAGGCGGGCAAGCGACTGGCCTTCGTCACGAACAACCCCCGCCACTCCGGCGAGGAGTACGTCCGGATGCTGTGGGGCGTGGGCGTGCAGGCCTCCATCGGCGACGTGGTCACGGTGGGCTCGGCGCTCCAGCATCTGCTGGCCGACACCCGGGCCGGGCGCACCGCCTTCGTGATCGGGGCGCCCGCGCTGCTCGACCACGTGGCCGCCGCCGGGCTGCGGGTGATGAACGGCACCGACCTGGCATCGCGCGCCGAGGTGGTGGTCGTGGGCGGCACGGACCGCGTGGACTACGACGGCCTGCGCACCGCGGCGCTCGCCGTGCAGCGCGGGGCCGACTTCCTGGCCACAAGCCGCGATCCCACCTACCCGATGCCCGAGGGCATGTGGCCGGGCGGCGGCGCCATCCTCGCGGCGGTGGAGGTGACCACCGGCCAACGGGCCACGATCGTGGGCAAGCCCGAGCCGCAGCTCTTCCTCACCGCAGTGGACCGGCTGGGCTCCGGGCGCACGCTCGTGGTGGGCGACCGCCTGGACGCGGACGTGGCGGCCGCCGGCCGTGCCGGCCTGGACGCCGCACTCGTGCTCACCGGCGGCGCCACGCGCGAGGCCGCCGCCGCCGCACCCGAGCCGCGCCCGGTGGCGGTGGCGGACACCTTGGCGGCGCTCGTCGCCGGCTAGATCCAGTCCTCCCAGGTTGGAGGCCGGAAAGTAGCCGCCGGCGCCGCGACAGTGGCCGCGCTGGGTCGCTTTACCCCGAGTATGTCGGGGCAAGGTGACCCGGTGGCCCGGCGAGTCCCGCTGGGAGCCCGGCGCGATCCGCGCCGCGGCATGGGGCAAGCATCCTGCCCGTGGTCGCAGGACGACCACCAGCCAGGACGCTTCCCTCAGGCCGCGGGCGCGCAGGCCTCGACGGCCGCCCAGTCCACCCCCAGCAGCCGAGCGGCCTCCTCCGTGACCGCGAGACCGGCGGCGGCCGCTGCGGCCAACCCCTCGGCCGGGTCGGTGCCGCGCGCGTCATGGAGGTGGGCGGCGCAGACCGCGGCCACGAAGTCCGTGTGGCGGTTGCCGTGGATGGCCACCGCCCCGCGGCGCCGTGTCTCCCGCCGGAGCAGGCGCACGAGGTCGTCCAGGGCCTCTGCCCCCTCCGCGGTCTCGGCCACCGGCACGTGCCGCCACTCCAAGCCGGCCGCCTCGTAGGAGTCGAGGTTGTGGCGCGTCTTCATGGTGGACACCACGAGCCGCACGCCGGCCGCACGCAGCCACGCGATCTCGGCCGCCCGGCGCTCGGGTCGGTGGCTGCGGCCGCCGCCTCCGGGGCGCTCGAGGGCGCACAGCTTCCGCGGCCGGGCCCACCAGACCCGCCGGGGTTCGATCTCGGTCATTGGAGTCGCTCCTCTCTCGCTTTTAGACTCCAAGGAGATGACGGCCCGGATCTCACCCCCATGTGCCGCGTCCTCGGCTGCGTAGCTGCTGAGCCGGTCACGATCCGGCACGAGCTGCTCGAGGCGGAGAACCCGTTCATCCGCCAGTCCGAGGAGCACGACTCGGGGTGGGGCATGGCGGTCTACGAGCGCGCCGAGGGGGGGCAGCCCCGCTGCGTGCGCTTCCCGCAGGCCGCGCACGCCGACGGCGACTTCATCGACGCCACGCACCTGCGCGGCCGCATCTTCAACGCGCACGTGCGGCGCGCCACCATCGGCGGGCTGAGCATGGAGAACACGCACCCCTTCTGCCTGGGCAACTACTCCTTCAGCCACAACGGCACGGTCATGCGCGCGCGCCGGCTGCTCGAGCCCGGGGTGACGCCGCCGGCGGGCGAGACCGACAGCGAGTGCCTGTTCGCCTTCCTCATGCGCGACTTCGACCCCGGCGATCCGATCGGCTCGCTGCGGCATCTCGTGGCCAGCGCCATCGAGCGCTCGCCGTTCTCGGCGCTCAACTTCCTCTTCTGCGACG contains these protein-coding regions:
- a CDS encoding glycerol-3-phosphate dehydrogenase/oxidase; translation: MSQGPDLHSDRRSRELEELAAGAPLDVLVVGGGVTGAGVALDAASRGLSVALIERRDLAHGTSRWSSKLAHGGLRYLATGDVGLAWEAARERAILADRTAPHLVRALPMLMPLNDDVSRARGRTIEVGIRMGDALRAAAGTRRRRLPAGRRVSAEEARRWAPELRAEGLRGAILHWDGQLEDDARLVVGLARTAAAHGARILTYVSALSLDAGGARARDELTGAELAIAARHVVNATGVWAGGLAPGIELRPSRGSHVLVPAERLGDPRASVSVPLPGGGSRFVFALPRPDGLVLCGITDEPHDGPVPDEPAVTPAEEALILDTLSRAVERPLSPGDVVGRFAGLRPLLAGSAGSTGDLSRRHALITDPNTGVLTVVGGKLTTYRRMAQDAVDRISASPCRTHRLPLVGAGPAPTDLPPRLARRYGAEAAAVAALADGRPELLRPVAAGVPLLGVELRFAVERELALTLGDALDRRSRIGLVPAWREAALEAARKIVPELLEATPASAI
- a CDS encoding tetratricopeptide repeat protein, producing the protein MEDFFDRLVPSEADAVAAGGDEASLRQALELDPAHAAAGTALARLLLRRGDRDEAEELLGRFGGDFTALGLQARLSLEREGQELAPAFAAWDDGDFETALEALQGALAGADADRRDLVRRVMVAIFEELGPGHELAQAHRRRLASALY
- a CDS encoding peptidylprolyl isomerase; the encoded protein is MSRLATLLALLLALGLAACGDDDDDGDSASTTGGDSTAQAGTATGEDTGSGCPEVAQPPAKEEGGEEEPDGELDASATHEVTVQTSCGDFTITLDVESAPATTASFVALAEKGFYDDTFFHRIVPGFVIQGGDPTGTGAGGPGYSTLDEPASDAAYTKGVVAMAKAGNEPPGTSGSQFFVVTGEDAGLPPEYAIIGEVTDGMDVVERIGALGDPTEQPLQVITIEGMEVEES
- a CDS encoding HAD-IIA family hydrolase; this encodes MRLAPLLASYDQLILDLDGCVWIGGEPTPGAVEAIAALREAGKRLAFVTNNPRHSGEEYVRMLWGVGVQASIGDVVTVGSALQHLLADTRAGRTAFVIGAPALLDHVAAAGLRVMNGTDLASRAEVVVVGGTDRVDYDGLRTAALAVQRGADFLATSRDPTYPMPEGMWPGGGAILAAVEVTTGQRATIVGKPEPQLFLTAVDRLGSGRTLVVGDRLDADVAAAGRAGLDAALVLTGGATREAAAAAPEPRPVAVADTLAALVAG
- a CDS encoding class II glutamine amidotransferase produces the protein MCRVLGCVAAEPVTIRHELLEAENPFIRQSEEHDSGWGMAVYERAEGGQPRCVRFPQAAHADGDFIDATHLRGRIFNAHVRRATIGGLSMENTHPFCLGNYSFSHNGTVMRARRLLEPGVTPPAGETDSECLFAFLMRDFDPGDPIGSLRHLVASAIERSPFSALNFLFCDGERLYAYRLGIFDLHWLHRGGELFVASERITGEPWHTVGQDVLLVADPADIEEPHAERLAGDELLARADIREFAEGAELRGLERGQFAAARATRLASRE